The following proteins come from a genomic window of Panthera leo isolate Ple1 chromosome E2, P.leo_Ple1_pat1.1, whole genome shotgun sequence:
- the DHX34 gene encoding probable ATP-dependent RNA helicase DHX34 isoform X1, whose product MPPPRTKEGGDDRGRHWDPSEEDAPEKWDWNCPETRRLFEDAFFRDEDYIPQGSEEREKFWTFFERLQRFQNLKSTRKGDKDPGRPKHSIPALADLPRAYDPRYRINLSVRGPDARGSRGLDGQPPERVSEFRRALLHYLDFGQKQAFGRLARLQRERAALPIAQYGTRILQTLKEHQVVVVAGDTGCGKSTQVPQYLLAAGFSHVACTQPRRIACISLAKRVSFESLSQYGSRVGYQIRFESTRTAATKIVFLTVGLLLRQIQREPRLPQYQVLIVDEVHERHLHNDFLLGVLRRLLPERPDLKVILMSATINISLFSSYFGGAPVVQVPGRLFPITVVYQPQEAEPPASKSEKLDPRPFLRVLEAIDTKYPPEERGDLLVFLSGMAEISAVLEAAQAYASRTQRWVVLPLHSALSVADQDKVFDVAPPGVRKCILSTNIAETSVTIDGIRFVVDSGKVKEMGYDPQAKLQRLQEFWISQASAEQRKGRAGRTGPGVCFRLYAESDYDAFAPYPVPEIRRVALDALVLQMKSMCVGDPRTFPFIEPPPPASLETAILYLRDQGALDSSEALTPIGSLLAQLPVDVVIGKMLILGSMFHLAEPVLTIAAALSVQSPFTRSAQSNPESAAARRPLDSDHGDPFTLFNVFNTWVQVKSERSRSSRKWCRHRCIEEHRLYEMANVRRQFKELLEDHGLLARARAPKPGDSYSRLRQRRERRALYQLKRRHEEGGGHRRKVLRLQEDPGGCSSEEDPGAGDSVDIQDVKFKLRHSLDQLQAATTSAQDLTRDQVALLKLVLGRGLYPQLAVPDPFNSSRKDSDQIFHTQSKQGTVPHPTSVFASSPEVLHAQEQEAGGGEGSRDDRDKLSSRHQLLTFVSLLETNKAYLVNCVRIPALQSLLLFSRSLDTNGDCSRLVADGWLELQLADSESAVRLLAASVRLRARWESALDRQLVRQAQQRRPEVDQEEEEEEDPVARKEVADLSRELLKFTASKVPYSLRRLTGLEVQNLYVGPQTITAMPSLPGLFGSSALSPHPTKGGYAVTDFLTYNCLTSDTDLYSDCLRTFWTCPHCGLHVPLTPLERIAHENTCPEAPQDGPPGAEEAAPEPLQKASVLQKPYHCAACQKDFLFTPTEVLRHRRQHVLAQIKKIDDAHCWLGCARTGTCSRLGGNSYNLHLAASFKMQGGCALTQRPFKTFP is encoded by the exons ATGCCTCCTCCCAGAACGAAGGAGGGCGGGGATGACCGAGGCCGACACTGGGATCCCAGTGAGGAGGACGCCCCTGAGAAATGGGACTGGAATTGTCCGGAGACCCGTCGCCTCTTCGAGGATGCCTTTTTCCGTGATGAGGATTATATACCCCAGGGTTCTGAGGAGCGCGAGAAGTTCTGGACCTTCTTTGAACGCTTACAGAGATTCCAGAACCTCAAGAGCACCAGGAAGGGGGACAAGGACCCTGGGCGTCCCAAGCACAGCATCCCGGCGCTGGCCGACCTGCCTCGCGCTTACGACCCCCGTTACCGCATCAACCTCTCGGTCCGGGGCCCCGACGCCCGGGGCTCTCGGGGGCTGGACGGACAGCCCCCGGAGAGGGTGTCCGAGTTCCGCCGAGCCCTTCTGCACTACCTGGACTTTGGCCAGAAGCAGGCGTTTGGACGACTGGCCAGACTGCAGAGGGAACGGGCGGCCCTCCCCATCGCCCAGTACGGGACCCGCATCCTGCAGACACTGAAGGAACaccaggtggtggtggtggcgggtgACACGGGCTGTGGCAagtccacccaggtgccccagtacctGCTGGCCGCCGGCTTCAGTCACGTGGCGTGCACCCAGCCCCGGCGTATCGCCTGCATTTCCCTGGCCAAGCGCGTCAGCTTCGAGAGCCTCAGTCAGTATGGCTCACGG GTCGGCTACCAGATCCGCTTTGAGAGCACACGGACGGCAGCCACCAAGATCGTGTTCCTGACGGTGGGGCTGCTCCTGAGGCAGATCCAGCGGGAGCCCCGCCTGCCCCAGTACCAGGTCCTGATCGTGGACGAAGTCCACGAACGCCACCTGCACAACGACTTCCTGCTGGGCGTTCTCCGGCGCCTGCTGCCTGAGCGGCCTGACCTCAAGGTCATCCTCATGTCGGCCACCATCAACATCTCGCTCTTCTCCAGCTACTTCGGCGGGGCCCCCGTGGTGCAGGTGCCCGGGAGGCTGTTCCCCATCACG GTCGTGTACCAGCCACAGGAGGCCGAGCCGCCGGCGTCCAAGTCGGAGAAGCTGGACCCTCGGCCTTTCCTGAGGGTGCTGGAGGCCATCGACACTAAGTACCCGCCGGAGGAGCGGGGCGACCTCCTGGTCTTCCTGAGCGGCATGGCGGAGATCAGCGCGGTGCTCGAGGCGGCCCAGGCCTATGCCAGCCGCACCCAGCGCTGGGTGGTTCTGCCGCTGCACAGCGCCCTCTCTGTGGCCGACCAGGACAAG GTGTTCGATGTGGCCCCCCCTGGGGTTCGGAAATGCATCCTCTCCACCAACATCGCTGAGACCTCAGTCACCATTGATGGGATCCGCTTCGTAGTAGATTCTG GGAAGGTGAAGGAGATGGGCTATGACCCACAGGCCAAGTTGCAGCGGCTGCAGGAATTCTGGATCAGCCAGGCCAGTGCCGAGCAGCGGAAGGGCCGGGCGGGCCGCACGGGCCCCGGCGTCTGCTTCCGCCTCTACGCTGAGTCGGACTACGATGCCTTCGCCCCCTACCCCGTCCCGGAGATTCGGAGGGTGGCCCTCGACGCGCTGGTGCTGCAG ATGAAAAGCATGTGCGTGGGGGACCCGCGAACCTTCCCCTTCATCGAGCCTCCGCCACCAGCCAGCCTGGAAACGGCCATCCTCTACCTCCGGGACCAGGGGGCCCTGGACAGCTCAGAGGCCCTCACCCCTATCGGCTCTCTGCTGGCCCAGCTTCCGGTGGACGTGGTGATCG gGAAGATGCTGATCCTTGGTTCCATGTTCCACCTGGCGGAGCCCGTGCTCACCATCGCGGCTGCCCTCAGTGTCCAGTCGCCCTTCACCCGCAGCGCCCAGAGCAACCCCGAGAGTGCGGCCGCGCGGCGGCCCCTGGACAGTGACCACGGTGACCCCTTCACGCTCTTTAATGTCTTCAACACCTGGGTGCAG GTGAAATCCGAACGGAGCAGGAGCTCACGCAAGTGGTGCCGCCACCGGTGCATAGAGGAGCATCGGCTGTACGAGATGGCCAACGTACGGCGCCAGTTCAAG GAGCTGCTGGAGGACCACGGGCTGCTGGCCAGGGCCCGGGCCCCGAAGCCGGGGGACAGCTACAGCCGGCTGCGGCAGCGCCGGGAGCGCCGGGCACTGTACCAGCTGAAGCGCCGGCACGAGGAGGGCGGGGGACACAGGCGCAAGGTGCTGCGGCTGCAGGAGGACCCGGGCGGCTGCTCCAGCGAAGAGGACCCGGGGGCCGGCGACAGCGTGGACATCCAG GATGTGAAGTTTAAGCTGCGGCACAGCCTGGATCAGCTGCAGGCGGCCACCACCTCGGCCCAGGACCTGACGCGGGACCAGGTAGCCCTGCTCAAGCTGGTGCTGGGCCGGGGCCTCTACCCCCAGCTTGCGGTCCCGGACCCGTTCAACAGCAGCCGCAAGGACTCGGACCAG ATTTTCCACACCCAGTCCAAGCAGGGCACCGTGCCGCACCCCACTTCTGTCTTTGCCAGCAGCCCGGAGGTTCTGCACGCGCAGGAGCAAGAGGCCGGGGGCGGTGAAGGGAGCCGAG ACGACAGGGACAAGCTGAGCAGCAGGCACCAGCTCCTCACCTTCGTCTCCCTGCTGGAGACCAACAAGGCCTACCTGGTGAACTGCGTCCGCATCCCCGCGCTCCAG TCTCTCTTGCTGTTCAGCCGGTCCCTGGACACCAACGGTGACTGCTCGCGCCTGGTGGCTGACGGCTGGCTGGAGCTCCAGCTTGCGGACAGTGAGAGTGCCGTCCGGCTTCTGGCGGCTTCCGTGCGGCTCCGCGCCCGCTGGGAAAGCGCCCTGGACCGGCAGCTGGTGCGTCAGGCCCAGCAGCGGCGGCCGGAGGTGGaccaagaagaggaggaggaggaggacccgGTCGCCCGCAAGGAGGTGGCCGACCTGAGCAGGGAGCTGCTGAAGTTCACGGCCTCCAAG gtccccTACAGCCTCAGGCGGCTCACGGGGCTGGAAGTCCAGAACCTCTATGTGGGACCCCAGACCATCACAGCCATGCCCAGTCTTCCTGGCCTCTTCGGTAGCTCTGCCTTGTCCCCTCACCCCACCAAAGGGGGCTACGCAGTCACTGACTTCCTCACCTACAACTGCCTCACG AGCGACACGGACCTGTACAGCGACTGTCTCCGCACCTTCTGGACCTGCCCCCACTGCGGCCTGCACGTGCCCCTGACGCCCTTGGAGCGCATTGCGCACGAGAACACTTGCCCCGAGGCCCCACAGGACGGTCCCCCAG ggGCTGAGGAGGCCGCCCCCGAGCCCCTCCAGAAGGCGTCCGTCCTGCAGAAGCCCTACCACTGCGCGGCCTGCCAGAAGGACTTCCTGTTCACACCCACGGAGGTTCTGCGGCACCGGCGGCAGCACGT ATTGGCCCAGATTAAAAAGATTGACGATGCTCACTGCTGGCTAGGATGTGCGCGAACAGGAACTTGCAGCCGCCTTGGGGGGAATTCATACAACCTCCATCTCGCAGCATCTTTCAAAATGCAAGGTGGGTGTGCACTCACTCAACGACCTTTTAAAACTTTCCCTTGA
- the DHX34 gene encoding probable ATP-dependent RNA helicase DHX34 isoform X2, producing MPPPRTKEGGDDRGRHWDPSEEDAPEKWDWNCPETRRLFEDAFFRDEDYIPQGSEEREKFWTFFERLQRFQNLKSTRKGDKDPGRPKHSIPALADLPRAYDPRYRINLSVRGPDARGSRGLDGQPPERVSEFRRALLHYLDFGQKQAFGRLARLQRERAALPIAQYGTRILQTLKEHQVVVVAGDTGCGKSTQVPQYLLAAGFSHVACTQPRRIACISLAKRVSFESLSQYGSRVGYQIRFESTRTAATKIVFLTVGLLLRQIQREPRLPQYQVLIVDEVHERHLHNDFLLGVLRRLLPERPDLKVILMSATINISLFSSYFGGAPVVQVPGRLFPITVVYQPQEAEPPASKSEKLDPRPFLRVLEAIDTKYPPEERGDLLVFLSGMAEISAVLEAAQAYASRTQRWVVLPLHSALSVADQDKVFDVAPPGVRKCILSTNIAETSVTIDGIRFVVDSGKVKEMGYDPQAKLQRLQEFWISQASAEQRKGRAGRTGPGVCFRLYAESDYDAFAPYPVPEIRRVALDALVLQMKSMCVGDPRTFPFIEPPPPASLETAILYLRDQGALDSSEALTPIGSLLAQLPVDVVIGKMLILGSMFHLAEPVLTIAAALSVQSPFTRSAQSNPESAAARRPLDSDHGDPFTLFNVFNTWVQVKSERSRSSRKWCRHRCIEEHRLYEMANVRRQFKELLEDHGLLARARAPKPGDSYSRLRQRRERRALYQLKRRHEEGGGHRRKVLRLQEDPGGCSSEEDPGAGDSVDIQDVKFKLRHSLDQLQAATTSAQDLTRDQVALLKLVLGRGLYPQLAVPDPFNSSRKDSDQIFHTQSKQGTVPHPTSVFASSPEVLHAQEQEAGGGEGSRDDRDKLSSRHQLLTFVSLLETNKAYLVNCVRIPALQSLLLFSRSLDTNGDCSRLVADGWLELQLADSESAVRLLAASVRLRARWESALDRQLVRQAQQRRPEVDQEEEEEEDPVARKEVADLSRELLKFTASKVPYSLRRLTGLEVQNLYVGPQTITAMPSLPGLFGSSALSPHPTKGGYAVTDFLTYNCLTSDTDLYSDCLRTFWTCPHCGLHVPLTPLERIAHENTCPEAPQDGPPGAEEAAPEPLQKASVLQKPYHCAACQKDFLFTPTEVLRHRRQHVLAQIKKIDDAHCWLGCARTGTCSRLGGNSYNLHLAASFKMQGDPSIETD from the exons ATGCCTCCTCCCAGAACGAAGGAGGGCGGGGATGACCGAGGCCGACACTGGGATCCCAGTGAGGAGGACGCCCCTGAGAAATGGGACTGGAATTGTCCGGAGACCCGTCGCCTCTTCGAGGATGCCTTTTTCCGTGATGAGGATTATATACCCCAGGGTTCTGAGGAGCGCGAGAAGTTCTGGACCTTCTTTGAACGCTTACAGAGATTCCAGAACCTCAAGAGCACCAGGAAGGGGGACAAGGACCCTGGGCGTCCCAAGCACAGCATCCCGGCGCTGGCCGACCTGCCTCGCGCTTACGACCCCCGTTACCGCATCAACCTCTCGGTCCGGGGCCCCGACGCCCGGGGCTCTCGGGGGCTGGACGGACAGCCCCCGGAGAGGGTGTCCGAGTTCCGCCGAGCCCTTCTGCACTACCTGGACTTTGGCCAGAAGCAGGCGTTTGGACGACTGGCCAGACTGCAGAGGGAACGGGCGGCCCTCCCCATCGCCCAGTACGGGACCCGCATCCTGCAGACACTGAAGGAACaccaggtggtggtggtggcgggtgACACGGGCTGTGGCAagtccacccaggtgccccagtacctGCTGGCCGCCGGCTTCAGTCACGTGGCGTGCACCCAGCCCCGGCGTATCGCCTGCATTTCCCTGGCCAAGCGCGTCAGCTTCGAGAGCCTCAGTCAGTATGGCTCACGG GTCGGCTACCAGATCCGCTTTGAGAGCACACGGACGGCAGCCACCAAGATCGTGTTCCTGACGGTGGGGCTGCTCCTGAGGCAGATCCAGCGGGAGCCCCGCCTGCCCCAGTACCAGGTCCTGATCGTGGACGAAGTCCACGAACGCCACCTGCACAACGACTTCCTGCTGGGCGTTCTCCGGCGCCTGCTGCCTGAGCGGCCTGACCTCAAGGTCATCCTCATGTCGGCCACCATCAACATCTCGCTCTTCTCCAGCTACTTCGGCGGGGCCCCCGTGGTGCAGGTGCCCGGGAGGCTGTTCCCCATCACG GTCGTGTACCAGCCACAGGAGGCCGAGCCGCCGGCGTCCAAGTCGGAGAAGCTGGACCCTCGGCCTTTCCTGAGGGTGCTGGAGGCCATCGACACTAAGTACCCGCCGGAGGAGCGGGGCGACCTCCTGGTCTTCCTGAGCGGCATGGCGGAGATCAGCGCGGTGCTCGAGGCGGCCCAGGCCTATGCCAGCCGCACCCAGCGCTGGGTGGTTCTGCCGCTGCACAGCGCCCTCTCTGTGGCCGACCAGGACAAG GTGTTCGATGTGGCCCCCCCTGGGGTTCGGAAATGCATCCTCTCCACCAACATCGCTGAGACCTCAGTCACCATTGATGGGATCCGCTTCGTAGTAGATTCTG GGAAGGTGAAGGAGATGGGCTATGACCCACAGGCCAAGTTGCAGCGGCTGCAGGAATTCTGGATCAGCCAGGCCAGTGCCGAGCAGCGGAAGGGCCGGGCGGGCCGCACGGGCCCCGGCGTCTGCTTCCGCCTCTACGCTGAGTCGGACTACGATGCCTTCGCCCCCTACCCCGTCCCGGAGATTCGGAGGGTGGCCCTCGACGCGCTGGTGCTGCAG ATGAAAAGCATGTGCGTGGGGGACCCGCGAACCTTCCCCTTCATCGAGCCTCCGCCACCAGCCAGCCTGGAAACGGCCATCCTCTACCTCCGGGACCAGGGGGCCCTGGACAGCTCAGAGGCCCTCACCCCTATCGGCTCTCTGCTGGCCCAGCTTCCGGTGGACGTGGTGATCG gGAAGATGCTGATCCTTGGTTCCATGTTCCACCTGGCGGAGCCCGTGCTCACCATCGCGGCTGCCCTCAGTGTCCAGTCGCCCTTCACCCGCAGCGCCCAGAGCAACCCCGAGAGTGCGGCCGCGCGGCGGCCCCTGGACAGTGACCACGGTGACCCCTTCACGCTCTTTAATGTCTTCAACACCTGGGTGCAG GTGAAATCCGAACGGAGCAGGAGCTCACGCAAGTGGTGCCGCCACCGGTGCATAGAGGAGCATCGGCTGTACGAGATGGCCAACGTACGGCGCCAGTTCAAG GAGCTGCTGGAGGACCACGGGCTGCTGGCCAGGGCCCGGGCCCCGAAGCCGGGGGACAGCTACAGCCGGCTGCGGCAGCGCCGGGAGCGCCGGGCACTGTACCAGCTGAAGCGCCGGCACGAGGAGGGCGGGGGACACAGGCGCAAGGTGCTGCGGCTGCAGGAGGACCCGGGCGGCTGCTCCAGCGAAGAGGACCCGGGGGCCGGCGACAGCGTGGACATCCAG GATGTGAAGTTTAAGCTGCGGCACAGCCTGGATCAGCTGCAGGCGGCCACCACCTCGGCCCAGGACCTGACGCGGGACCAGGTAGCCCTGCTCAAGCTGGTGCTGGGCCGGGGCCTCTACCCCCAGCTTGCGGTCCCGGACCCGTTCAACAGCAGCCGCAAGGACTCGGACCAG ATTTTCCACACCCAGTCCAAGCAGGGCACCGTGCCGCACCCCACTTCTGTCTTTGCCAGCAGCCCGGAGGTTCTGCACGCGCAGGAGCAAGAGGCCGGGGGCGGTGAAGGGAGCCGAG ACGACAGGGACAAGCTGAGCAGCAGGCACCAGCTCCTCACCTTCGTCTCCCTGCTGGAGACCAACAAGGCCTACCTGGTGAACTGCGTCCGCATCCCCGCGCTCCAG TCTCTCTTGCTGTTCAGCCGGTCCCTGGACACCAACGGTGACTGCTCGCGCCTGGTGGCTGACGGCTGGCTGGAGCTCCAGCTTGCGGACAGTGAGAGTGCCGTCCGGCTTCTGGCGGCTTCCGTGCGGCTCCGCGCCCGCTGGGAAAGCGCCCTGGACCGGCAGCTGGTGCGTCAGGCCCAGCAGCGGCGGCCGGAGGTGGaccaagaagaggaggaggaggaggacccgGTCGCCCGCAAGGAGGTGGCCGACCTGAGCAGGGAGCTGCTGAAGTTCACGGCCTCCAAG gtccccTACAGCCTCAGGCGGCTCACGGGGCTGGAAGTCCAGAACCTCTATGTGGGACCCCAGACCATCACAGCCATGCCCAGTCTTCCTGGCCTCTTCGGTAGCTCTGCCTTGTCCCCTCACCCCACCAAAGGGGGCTACGCAGTCACTGACTTCCTCACCTACAACTGCCTCACG AGCGACACGGACCTGTACAGCGACTGTCTCCGCACCTTCTGGACCTGCCCCCACTGCGGCCTGCACGTGCCCCTGACGCCCTTGGAGCGCATTGCGCACGAGAACACTTGCCCCGAGGCCCCACAGGACGGTCCCCCAG ggGCTGAGGAGGCCGCCCCCGAGCCCCTCCAGAAGGCGTCCGTCCTGCAGAAGCCCTACCACTGCGCGGCCTGCCAGAAGGACTTCCTGTTCACACCCACGGAGGTTCTGCGGCACCGGCGGCAGCACGT ATTGGCCCAGATTAAAAAGATTGACGATGCTCACTGCTGGCTAGGATGTGCGCGAACAGGAACTTGCAGCCGCCTTGGGGGGAATTCATACAACCTCCATCTCGCAGCATCTTTCAAAATGCAAG gggATCCATCTATCGAGACCGACTGA
- the DHX34 gene encoding probable ATP-dependent RNA helicase DHX34 isoform X3 has product MPPPRTKEGGDDRGRHWDPSEEDAPEKWDWNCPETRRLFEDAFFRDEDYIPQGSEEREKFWTFFERLQRFQNLKSTRKGDKDPGRPKHSIPALADLPRAYDPRYRINLSVRGPDARGSRGLDGQPPERVSEFRRALLHYLDFGQKQAFGRLARLQRERAALPIAQYGTRILQTLKEHQVVVVAGDTGCGKSTQVPQYLLAAGFSHVACTQPRRIACISLAKRVSFESLSQYGSRVGYQIRFESTRTAATKIVFLTVGLLLRQIQREPRLPQYQVLIVDEVHERHLHNDFLLGVLRRLLPERPDLKVILMSATINISLFSSYFGGAPVVQVPGRLFPITVVYQPQEAEPPASKSEKLDPRPFLRVLEAIDTKYPPEERGDLLVFLSGMAEISAVLEAAQAYASRTQRWVVLPLHSALSVADQDKVFDVAPPGVRKCILSTNIAETSVTIDGIRFVVDSGKVKEMGYDPQAKLQRLQEFWISQASAEQRKGRAGRTGPGVCFRLYAESDYDAFAPYPVPEIRRVALDALVLQMKSMCVGDPRTFPFIEPPPPASLETAILYLRDQGALDSSEALTPIGSLLAQLPVDVVIGKMLILGSMFHLAEPVLTIAAALSVQSPFTRSAQSNPESAAARRPLDSDHGDPFTLFNVFNTWVQVKSERSRSSRKWCRHRCIEEHRLYEMANVRRQFKELLEDHGLLARARAPKPGDSYSRLRQRRERRALYQLKRRHEEGGGHRRKVLRLQEDPGGCSSEEDPGAGDSVDIQDVKFKLRHSLDQLQAATTSAQDLTRDQVALLKLVLGRGLYPQLAVPDPFNSSRKDSDQIFHTQSKQGTVPHPTSVFASSPEVLHAQEQEAGGGEGSRDDRDKLSSRHQLLTFVSLLETNKAYLVNCVRIPALQSLLLFSRSLDTNGDCSRLVADGWLELQLADSESAVRLLAASVRLRARWESALDRQLVRQAQQRRPEVDQEEEEEEDPVARKEVADLSRELLKFTASKVPYSLRRLTGLEVQNLYVGPQTITAMPSLPGLFGSSALSPHPTKGGYAVTDFLTYNCLTSDTDLYSDCLRTFWTCPHCGLHVPLTPLERIAHENTCPEAPQDGPPGAEEAAPEPLQKASVLQKPYHCAACQKDFLFTPTEVLRHRRQHVVHGRSPSSPGAPSPTPPHT; this is encoded by the exons ATGCCTCCTCCCAGAACGAAGGAGGGCGGGGATGACCGAGGCCGACACTGGGATCCCAGTGAGGAGGACGCCCCTGAGAAATGGGACTGGAATTGTCCGGAGACCCGTCGCCTCTTCGAGGATGCCTTTTTCCGTGATGAGGATTATATACCCCAGGGTTCTGAGGAGCGCGAGAAGTTCTGGACCTTCTTTGAACGCTTACAGAGATTCCAGAACCTCAAGAGCACCAGGAAGGGGGACAAGGACCCTGGGCGTCCCAAGCACAGCATCCCGGCGCTGGCCGACCTGCCTCGCGCTTACGACCCCCGTTACCGCATCAACCTCTCGGTCCGGGGCCCCGACGCCCGGGGCTCTCGGGGGCTGGACGGACAGCCCCCGGAGAGGGTGTCCGAGTTCCGCCGAGCCCTTCTGCACTACCTGGACTTTGGCCAGAAGCAGGCGTTTGGACGACTGGCCAGACTGCAGAGGGAACGGGCGGCCCTCCCCATCGCCCAGTACGGGACCCGCATCCTGCAGACACTGAAGGAACaccaggtggtggtggtggcgggtgACACGGGCTGTGGCAagtccacccaggtgccccagtacctGCTGGCCGCCGGCTTCAGTCACGTGGCGTGCACCCAGCCCCGGCGTATCGCCTGCATTTCCCTGGCCAAGCGCGTCAGCTTCGAGAGCCTCAGTCAGTATGGCTCACGG GTCGGCTACCAGATCCGCTTTGAGAGCACACGGACGGCAGCCACCAAGATCGTGTTCCTGACGGTGGGGCTGCTCCTGAGGCAGATCCAGCGGGAGCCCCGCCTGCCCCAGTACCAGGTCCTGATCGTGGACGAAGTCCACGAACGCCACCTGCACAACGACTTCCTGCTGGGCGTTCTCCGGCGCCTGCTGCCTGAGCGGCCTGACCTCAAGGTCATCCTCATGTCGGCCACCATCAACATCTCGCTCTTCTCCAGCTACTTCGGCGGGGCCCCCGTGGTGCAGGTGCCCGGGAGGCTGTTCCCCATCACG GTCGTGTACCAGCCACAGGAGGCCGAGCCGCCGGCGTCCAAGTCGGAGAAGCTGGACCCTCGGCCTTTCCTGAGGGTGCTGGAGGCCATCGACACTAAGTACCCGCCGGAGGAGCGGGGCGACCTCCTGGTCTTCCTGAGCGGCATGGCGGAGATCAGCGCGGTGCTCGAGGCGGCCCAGGCCTATGCCAGCCGCACCCAGCGCTGGGTGGTTCTGCCGCTGCACAGCGCCCTCTCTGTGGCCGACCAGGACAAG GTGTTCGATGTGGCCCCCCCTGGGGTTCGGAAATGCATCCTCTCCACCAACATCGCTGAGACCTCAGTCACCATTGATGGGATCCGCTTCGTAGTAGATTCTG GGAAGGTGAAGGAGATGGGCTATGACCCACAGGCCAAGTTGCAGCGGCTGCAGGAATTCTGGATCAGCCAGGCCAGTGCCGAGCAGCGGAAGGGCCGGGCGGGCCGCACGGGCCCCGGCGTCTGCTTCCGCCTCTACGCTGAGTCGGACTACGATGCCTTCGCCCCCTACCCCGTCCCGGAGATTCGGAGGGTGGCCCTCGACGCGCTGGTGCTGCAG ATGAAAAGCATGTGCGTGGGGGACCCGCGAACCTTCCCCTTCATCGAGCCTCCGCCACCAGCCAGCCTGGAAACGGCCATCCTCTACCTCCGGGACCAGGGGGCCCTGGACAGCTCAGAGGCCCTCACCCCTATCGGCTCTCTGCTGGCCCAGCTTCCGGTGGACGTGGTGATCG gGAAGATGCTGATCCTTGGTTCCATGTTCCACCTGGCGGAGCCCGTGCTCACCATCGCGGCTGCCCTCAGTGTCCAGTCGCCCTTCACCCGCAGCGCCCAGAGCAACCCCGAGAGTGCGGCCGCGCGGCGGCCCCTGGACAGTGACCACGGTGACCCCTTCACGCTCTTTAATGTCTTCAACACCTGGGTGCAG GTGAAATCCGAACGGAGCAGGAGCTCACGCAAGTGGTGCCGCCACCGGTGCATAGAGGAGCATCGGCTGTACGAGATGGCCAACGTACGGCGCCAGTTCAAG GAGCTGCTGGAGGACCACGGGCTGCTGGCCAGGGCCCGGGCCCCGAAGCCGGGGGACAGCTACAGCCGGCTGCGGCAGCGCCGGGAGCGCCGGGCACTGTACCAGCTGAAGCGCCGGCACGAGGAGGGCGGGGGACACAGGCGCAAGGTGCTGCGGCTGCAGGAGGACCCGGGCGGCTGCTCCAGCGAAGAGGACCCGGGGGCCGGCGACAGCGTGGACATCCAG GATGTGAAGTTTAAGCTGCGGCACAGCCTGGATCAGCTGCAGGCGGCCACCACCTCGGCCCAGGACCTGACGCGGGACCAGGTAGCCCTGCTCAAGCTGGTGCTGGGCCGGGGCCTCTACCCCCAGCTTGCGGTCCCGGACCCGTTCAACAGCAGCCGCAAGGACTCGGACCAG ATTTTCCACACCCAGTCCAAGCAGGGCACCGTGCCGCACCCCACTTCTGTCTTTGCCAGCAGCCCGGAGGTTCTGCACGCGCAGGAGCAAGAGGCCGGGGGCGGTGAAGGGAGCCGAG ACGACAGGGACAAGCTGAGCAGCAGGCACCAGCTCCTCACCTTCGTCTCCCTGCTGGAGACCAACAAGGCCTACCTGGTGAACTGCGTCCGCATCCCCGCGCTCCAG TCTCTCTTGCTGTTCAGCCGGTCCCTGGACACCAACGGTGACTGCTCGCGCCTGGTGGCTGACGGCTGGCTGGAGCTCCAGCTTGCGGACAGTGAGAGTGCCGTCCGGCTTCTGGCGGCTTCCGTGCGGCTCCGCGCCCGCTGGGAAAGCGCCCTGGACCGGCAGCTGGTGCGTCAGGCCCAGCAGCGGCGGCCGGAGGTGGaccaagaagaggaggaggaggaggacccgGTCGCCCGCAAGGAGGTGGCCGACCTGAGCAGGGAGCTGCTGAAGTTCACGGCCTCCAAG gtccccTACAGCCTCAGGCGGCTCACGGGGCTGGAAGTCCAGAACCTCTATGTGGGACCCCAGACCATCACAGCCATGCCCAGTCTTCCTGGCCTCTTCGGTAGCTCTGCCTTGTCCCCTCACCCCACCAAAGGGGGCTACGCAGTCACTGACTTCCTCACCTACAACTGCCTCACG AGCGACACGGACCTGTACAGCGACTGTCTCCGCACCTTCTGGACCTGCCCCCACTGCGGCCTGCACGTGCCCCTGACGCCCTTGGAGCGCATTGCGCACGAGAACACTTGCCCCGAGGCCCCACAGGACGGTCCCCCAG ggGCTGAGGAGGCCGCCCCCGAGCCCCTCCAGAAGGCGTCCGTCCTGCAGAAGCCCTACCACTGCGCGGCCTGCCAGAAGGACTTCCTGTTCACACCCACGGAGGTTCTGCGGCACCGGCGGCAGCACGT GGTCCATGGCCGTTCTCCCTCGTCCCCtggggcccccagccccaccccgccACACACATGA